TTACCTTATTGTATTGTTCTGCTAGTCCTCAACCAGGGTTTCAATATTTACTCAGTGGGTTGGATTTTTTAGCTCAGTTTTCAGCCCATTGGTTTCGGTTAGGATATGAGGTAAATGTTTGAAAGATAAACTAATTAGGCTATTACACGGCTAGGATTTATTTGAGCTAGTAGCCCTCTTTTTTGGATATCTCAGGTTATATGCTATTTTGAAGGTTGCATTGACAGAAATCcttcaatttattatataggatctttttttagtttgtttctCCTTTTAAAAGTTACATATCCTTAATCGcagaggaaaagagaaggcCTGAATTGACCAATATCATTGCCGCTGGAGGAGGCAGGATGAAAGCTGAGTTAGTCGCCAAAAAAGCTTTGAATGGCATTAAATCTGGTAGCTTTATAATTCCCTGCAACTTTGAAGGAGCATTATTGTCCGTAGCAACTGCTGGCTTATCTCCTCAGAGATCTTTCTTGATGGCATTCCTTGAAGTTGTTACTGCTGGGATAATAAGGATTGTGGGCTTGTGTTTTCAATGGGTTTGGTATGATAGTATTCAAAAATGGCATGCACAGAAAAAAAGTAAGTATTCATTCAAGTGATGAAACTATGAGCTTGTTCAATCCCTTGATTAATGTAAGTACTataattgtttcttttatgGCACTCATTATTGCGCAAGAGATCTGGTTAAAATGCAGTCAAACTGGTATAAAAAACTAATCAGATTTTGAATTACACAGTTATGCTATCACaggttcttgtttttttttttttttttaagatcacAATCTTCTTTGTCGTCTAATTTCTAGCATATGACGATGCAAGTGGCTTTGTTTTCCTGATTTCTCGTCAGCTGCCTTTCTAAACTCACTCCATTTTGAATGTCATATTACATCAGTATACTAATTATCATATCTTTTGCCTTAAATTCTTATACCCTCAATGTCTGTTACAACGTGTCTAAGGCTGATCTATGCAGTGAATTAACCAGTTACCTACGTTCAACACGTGAACTTGTGCCTAATGCCGACAAGTGACAAATATCTGGATAATCCTGGAACTTGACACTGTCTTTTCAGTTTGCTCATTGATAGAAAATGGCTCGACTTGCATATATTGCATTTGTTTTTGCATTTCTCTATCTGACTGTAACTTCAAGCCATTTGTTGAGTAACCTTATCTATGTCCTATTGCCAGGAACCTAGAAGATACGGCTGGTTTTTTCTCGacaatttctttcattcatgGTTATTAGCTCCAAGTTCTCTCCTCTGAATTCTTAAACAACTGGAAGTAAAGGCTCGAGCCCGCTCTGATAAGTCGAACACTAGTTCAATATTTGGTAGGCAAAAGGTCAGGGATGACTGATTCAGTAGCagttctctctcttccctcaGTTTGACAGTAAGGCTTTCACGGTTGTTTACTCTTTTTctctcatgtttttttaagGTAGATCAGCAGCTGTAGGAACTGGATTTTCATCCCAACTTGTTAGGGTATCTTTTCTTACTGTATGCCATAGGGGGGAGTTGAATTTGATCATGTGAAGGAAGTTTGGACCTTTATGAGCTTTTATCTTACTACAAACGGCAGAATAAGAGATTTTTCTTCGCAAATTAGTTGTGTTATTTGACAATTAGGCGTACGCCAACGCCACTGCAAAACCATATCTAGTCTATTACAATTCTTGCttgcttcttttaatttgacaGGAAGCAGCTGGAGATGGAGGGATTTCAATTCTAGATAAGATTCTCTGTATTGACTGTTATTTCTAATATCAATTTCATAGTTAAGTGTTAAATGAAAAGTGGGGACTTGGGAAATAAGTCTTCTAAATTCAGCCCCTATATGAACATGGGCTGAAATCTAATCTCATTCAACCATGATAACTTGACCTTTGTAAAGGCAAGTTAGGATTATGTTGTGTACCTTTACGAAGGAAATgccattgttttttttacagGAAAGCATGCATCAGAGCCCGTCAGTTATGTCTGATAGCCCGTACTTGGGGATCGACAAGTTTCTCTCTAGTATTGTCTATACGTGCAGGTAGCCTTATTGACTAAGCTCATGTTACGTCAATTATGTCGATTTCAACTAGCCAAATCGATTTTTCGGTTCGGTTTGCTCACTTCTAGTTCATAAACTAAGTTTAAAATGAAACTTTCGATGATAAAATACATTATCGAAATTAAGTACAAGAGTGTACTTGAAATTTGTCACATATACCACTATTTTACCGGTTGCAATTATATCCtttaccataaattttttagtcaaaatttaatgaaaaatatatttttttttacggaattaaaattttcaaaaatcatgtattttaagaattaataatCAATTCAATTAACCTatcaacaaattcaaaaataaaatcatttttatagttttttttattaaaaaaatttaaaacattggtATGAAGTAAATGTTtctataaacttaattttgaaaatagcaaataaaaaaatgtaattcatTAAGTCAAAACCAAATCAtatgaataaaaatcaatttattattattattattattttttttttttttttgtaaaaaaaaaagttaaaaaatgtgATAATTTACCCAAAATGTTACCTTATCCAATACCCTTCTGAACTTATTTGAGACGGTTGGGTTCCACAGTGCCCCGCCGCTCGCAGAAGCAAGACGGCGGTTGCTTCACCACCGGCGCCGGAAACTCTCCATTACGACCCGACTCCCCATTTCTCTTACaccctcatcttcttcatcttcttcatctcctcTTTCCTCCTTAATAACCCATCCTGTATTGCGTAGGCGCGGCATTCCATTTCCAATGGCCGCAACGCTTCTTCCGTCTACCAAAATTCCTCCCCCTTGGCTGCCCGTCTCATCTGAACGCCGCTATCCAATTTATTTACCAAACCTTATCAATAGCAATGGACCCATATGCTCCACCCCCAAATTTAGGCCTCCAAAAGCATTTATGAGCTCATCTTCTTTAAACAATGCCGTCGATTCTAATTTCGAGGCTTCCACTCTCCGCGAGATCTGTAATGGATATGTTCCCGATCATATATTGGACAGGTAAGTATCCATATTACCTCCATATCTTGTGGGTTCCTTCTTAGTTTATCATTTCTAACAATATCTCTTCTGGggtgttttcttttcccttaattttcttctctaaaaTGATGTAGAGCTGAGGAAATTGGATTTGTCGCCCCAACTGGTGTGCAGAGGCAAGCTCTTCCAGTTCTGTTTTCTGGTCGGGATTGCGTGCTTCATGCGCAGGTCAAATCTATGTATTTCAAGGAAAATTCCTGCAGAAAGTGGATGCTTAGTATTGTTTGTTTGTGTAAATTCTGTATATGGTTCTTTGCTTACTCTTATCCTTCTAGACAGGTTCTGGGAAGACGCTGACATATTtgctattaatattttctgtAATCAACGCTCAAAAATCAGCTGTGCAAGCACTGATTGTAGTACCCACCCGGGAGCTTGGAATTCAAGTAAGATTGGACTTTGTATCTTCCACTAATTTCATTTGTACTTATCTTTCATTCTGTAGTTCTGAAATCTGTTTTCTATTGCTGTTCTGAATGTGGGGGCGGGGTGTTTGGTTGATGCTTCTTACATGTTGATGGTAATGTTGTATTTGACCTGGTGGAATGGATGTCAGGTTACTAAAGTTGCTAGGATGTTAGCTGCAAAGCCTGCAACGGCGGATGAAGTTGGGCAGAAATCTTATGTTGTCATGGCTCTTTTAGATGGAGGCTTGTTGAGAAGACACAAGACATGGTTGAAGGTGCTGCATTTGTCTCTTTTCTTCATGCATAGTTAATACTAAATCTCTGGTGGAGAAGTTTATTTTCATAAGTAGAAGTGTTATGGCTAGATGGTttgcaaaaatttgaattacttGTTGAGAACATATGTTGTCTTGGCTTCTAATTGCATCATCGTCGGGTTTCATTTCGAATTTCTTCAGTTTGACACATGACCTTTGTAACGgaccaagcccaccgctagtagatattgtcctctttgggcttcctctcaagactttaaaacgtgtttgctagggaaaggtttccacacccttataaagggtgttttgttctcctccccaaccaatgtgggatatcacaatccacccctcttcagagcccaacgtcctcgctggcactcgttcctttctacaatcgatgtgggaccctcaccaaatctacccctttcaaggcccaacgtcctNccccccccccccccccttggggatcagcctcctcgctggcacattgttcggtgtctggctctgataccatttgtaacggtccaagcccaccgctaccagatattgtcctctttaagctttcccttttgagtttcccctcaaaacattaaaacgcgtctgctagagaaaggtttccacacccttataaagggtgtttcattctcctcccccattctcctcccccaaccaatgtgggatatcataaccttatattgtttttttccttttctcttcacTTTCTTGGCTTGTGGTTAATAGTAAAGAAGTTTTCATCTAGATGGTAAGTTTgagatattaaaattttcaggcAGATCCCCCTTCTATACTGGTGGCAACAGTAGGAAGCTTGTGTCAAATGGTTGAGAGGCGATTTCTTGATCTTGCCTCACTAAGGGTGCTGGTAATTGACGAGGTACTTGCacaaaaaaagttattttcagTAAGCTTTTGGGTCATACTTTCATGACAAATCACGTAATTGGAAGGTCATGTAGCTATAAACTGCTGATGAAGTAAGCTCGTTCGAAACGTTTATTTCAAGGAATTGACGTTTTTTTTCCGCTCGTTTTCCAGGTTGATTTCATGTTTAGTTCCTCAAAGCAAGTTAGTTCTCTGAAGAAAATCTTGACATCATATTCTATGTTCAGTAATCGTCAGACTGTTTTTGCAAGTGCATCAATTCCCCAGCACAGGCATTTTCTTCAGGAATGTATACAACAGAAGTGGACAAAGGTGTGTATCTGGGTTTCTTTTTGGTTACTTCCAATGTGTGATGCAATTCAGCCATTGGTTTTATCTGCTTTTTAGAACTTTCCCTCTCCTTGTCTTGCAGAATAATGTAATCCATGTTCATATTAACGCAGTTCAGCCCATGCCATCGTGTCTACTCCATAGATTTGTGGTAAGAGATTTTATTGCTCATTCAGAAGTAATTAGCCTCAGCCATCTCACTGGATATAgactttcttctttctaatcATTTTGAGATGTAACTTGCTTAAATATTACCTTTTTCTTGACAGATGTGtgacaagaacaaaaaacaccAAACCTTCCTGAGTGTACTACTGACAGATAAACCTCAGTCTGCAATCATTTTTGTCAGTGAGCAGGTTCGTGTTGATTGCCTTAAAAGTGAGATAAATAAGTACAATATTCAAACTGctattgtaacaacccaagcctgtcgctagcaaatattgtcctctttggtgTTTCCGTTTCGGGTTTtgtctcaaggtttttaaaacgcgtcttctaaggagaggtttctacacccttgtaaggaatgcttcgttcccctatccaaccgatgtgggatctcacaatccagccTCCTTGGGAGCTCATTatccttgctggtacaccgcccggtgtctgactttgataccatttgtaagagcccaagcccaccgtagatattgtcctctttgggctttcccttccgggtttcccttcaaggtttttaaaacgcgtattctagggagatgtttccacacccttataaggaatgtttcgttcccctctccaaccgatgtgggatctcacaatccaccccccattgggagcccagcatccttgttggtacaccgcccggtgtctgactttgataccatttgtaacagcccaagcccaccgctagcagatattgtcctccttgggttttcccttccgggcttccctcaaggtttttaaaacgcatcttctagggagaggtttccacacccttataaggaaaacttcgtttccctctccaaccaatgtgggatctcacagctaTCTTCGCTTAAAGCTTTCAGATTGTTCATGGTTTACTATGCCATATCATATTTGCTACAAATCGTCAATGAATCGAggatctttttttcttatgggCTGTTTTTATAATGTGGTTCCAAATATCATCTTCTATCGCCCTTGAAAGATTAAAATCGAGAAAACGTTTAATCgcaaatcatattaaactATAAGCATGTCTGTAGCTACATATCAATGCCCATCATAGGTTCATATTTTTTAGTCTTGAACTCTGGATGTGAGGCAAATCTAGTTCTAGAAAGCCAATGCAATTTATTTGATCCTGTTACATTGGATTATCTTCTCTGCTCAATTTACTGAGCTCTTATTTTCAGTCAGAGAGATCAAAGAAGGCTGGAAAGATTCCACCAGCAACCTTGATGATCGATTTCTTAAAGACTTCATATGATGGTTGTTCTGATGTCGTCCTTCTCGACGAAGACGTAAATTTCAATTCACGAGCAGCTTCTCTATCGGTAAGCTTAGTATGCAATCTTTTTCCAACCATTAACTGAGCGCGGTGTTAGAACTGCAGTAGGATCATTTAACTGGGATGTGATATCTGATGATTCTGATCTGATATTCTAGCTAACTGTTTGAATGAGCATGTGTTCTGAACCTTTATATTATCTTCGTTTTTCATACCGATAGAGGTTAAGCATATTCTCCTTTCTTTCGCTCTAAAGCAATTATGATCGGAGAGAATTTACACTCACAGATTTGTAGGAAACGGTTCATTGTTGATCTCGTTTACTCTTTacataactatatatatatatcatcacTTTTCGTCCATTGGGTCAGTCCAAAGCACGACATTGTATATTGAGAAAAAACGAACTACGAATATCTCAATATTTGTTGCATAAggagagaaaatggaaaaggagaGTGAAACCCAATAGATGAATAAGCTTGTATTCAAAATCTCAGTATTTAATGTTGACTTGTTCTTGATTGTTTTGGAATGCAGGAAGTGAGACAAGGAGGAAGTTATCTTATTGTAGCAACTGACTTAGTGGCCAGGGGAATCGACTTACCCGAGACGACTCATATATACAACTTTGATCTACCTCGAACTGCCATCGACTATCTTCATCGAGCTGGACGAACAGGTAGGAAACCGTTTTCCGAGGAGAAATGTATGGTTACTAATCTTATAACATCAGTAGAGAGATTTGTTCTgcaaaagtttgaaaatgaaCTACTGTTTACCTGTGATGAACTGGTTGTTTAGATTGTGAATTTCTTCAACCCTCAACATATATATGATGCTGACCTGAGTTGATATTTCATATAGTGATCTTACTTTTAGTTTGGAACAGAGAAAAAATCGTGACAAAAACGTCATCTTCCACGATCGGTTCATACATAGACTATAggtctaaattttattttcagtaCTTAATGACCCCGACACTATACCCAGAATTCATAATTTGGATTCGGTACTAAATGGCTTCGACACTCTACCCAAGATTCAGAATTCGGATTTCATACTTGATGGCCCGACATTCTCTACATCCAAGTAACACACTATACTATCATCATAGATCAACACGGGTTTTCTTAGATCATAGTAAGAAATCTggttaaatctaaaaaaaaaaatatatatatattttttatagtaaaaattaaattaattaatgtttataaaaataaaaatgtataaaacaaaacacactcttaatttatttataaatgatttaaaagtggaaaaaaaaaattaagttataaGCTTACGTTAGCCGATTCTCTGCCAGCTGAAAAGCATGtcaaccaattgtttatttttatttatatttatttttaataataataataataaaatataaaaaaggaaaaactaagCCTATGGAAACTCCAAAGGACAAATTGTTATCCCTTCCATTCCTAGAGGAACATGGAATCTCCTTGACCCTAACCCAAAccgattaaaatattttccgTTAATGATTCGAGATCGTTAATATATAGCTGACAGACAACGCTCCACTCGACGTACGAATCTCTTAAGCTCGGTACGTTTAACTATAAAGTTTTTGTAGCTGTACAGGTAAAGGAAGGTGCATCTTGTTATTCGGgtcttggttcattcatgtacttctTATTTACTCGTGTGTCAcgactatttttatttagtttctaaatttttaaccGTAATGTTTAAGCTCGGTCGTCCCAACTTAACCTAATACCatatttaattgttaattTAGGATTAAGGTGATTATGTAATCATactttttaacataaaattagtTGCATATGATTCCATTATATAAAAACAGAGGGAAAGTATGGGAGCAACATGGCCAAAAAGGACACCTTTTAGGGCTTAATTAATTAcgggttttttttaattaatgtgaGACATGAACTCGATTCGTTGTCACCTAAGccttaattaatattttggcTTTCACGTTAACTCTAAGCTATTAGTTGTATgatatattcatattcatctttaaaataaaagatccTCTGTTACGAAAATGAAATCGATCGAATCAAAATATCACTAATATTTTCGATATTAGTGATTAATGTTCGTTTCCTCTCCCATCTCACTCTTTCGAGTTTTATACGGTTTGAGCTGAATGCATGGGAAATGCATCCACAACCTACCCTAATCGACAGTTAAAATCGTGAGTCGAGTTCAACGTCTATTCAGcatatttttaagtatttttcgGAGTCTAAGCAATAAAAAACATATGTTCATGACTAATTTGTAGATAATTTAATCACACAACTTTGTGATGAGATTAACGACCTTTTACCGACTTCTAAAACTAGGGTTTCTGCTGAGATTAGTAAGAGACGTTGTAGGTAACCCGAGATATTTTTGGAGAATCTTCATAAATATGTCAAATTCGAGAAAATCTAATGGGTCTGCATAGCATGGACTTAGAAGTTCGAAGTTCGAAGTTCGAGTTTATGTCAACTAGCACTGATTCGAAAGTTTTAAGGTTATGAGCCAAACATTCTTAAATTCTCGAAAACAAATCGACCAATGAAATTGCGACATGTTACaacattaaataatacaaaaatatgtCTGTTTTTATGAAAATCTTCCCTTAATCTTTAAAAGACATTAAGTCATTAAGCATtaaccaaaaattaatattaattatagcTTAATTAATACCTTTTATCGCCACATTTTCAACTGTTGCGTCATTTTCCACCATCCTTCTATCAAATCCAAATTAAtgtcaataataataattttttattattaaaaattgtgaCATCATTCTCATTGTCTTGTTCCTTTGACCTCTAAATaattctcacaattttaaattttaattaactttttttttatttatttatatataaatattaaaaaaaattgttaacgTGGGATCGTGGAAAGAATCAAATGCCAGAGCTTTACGTGTACGGTCTCATGCTAACCATAAAATTAAGCTTTCCAAATCTcattttttggtattttatgcaatttttttcactaattaattacttcttttttaattataaaatttttatttccaaaaaaTCACacttttaaatcaaatttaaataattatttttcacgAGGTCATGTAGCTATTAAATGTTAGAGGTGGACCCGGTTCGattgggttaaaaaaaatcttatggACTAATTTTGGATGGTTAGATTGATGACCCGAACAACCTGAATAGAGTTTACAATTCGACCTAACTCAatcctatatttttttttaattaaattaaaatctcatgaagtttaaatataaaagaatttaaagtcACAATACATCACTAACATTCCTCGATTAAAAGCATTCAAAATTGtccaattaataataaaaattattattattcgcTTTAAAAAAAGCAAGAGGAAATTGgggaaattaatttaattaattaattaattaattaaaaaaagagaaaaaaaaggaagtggGTGCATATAGCATTTTAGGAGCCAATATTTGACCAAGTTGGTGGGTGTAATCAGCGGTGGTGGTGCGGAGCCTGTCTGGAACCGGTGGTTATAATACAATTAGACCAGCTGACGCACAACCCACTTCCGACATGTGGTTTTTTTCCTTGACCGACTGTCGGAAAAAAATTCCctattttctgttcttttatttcctttcacgttttattaattttaaatcaattatttatttatttgaaccgAACCCAACCTAAGTAAGttcataacccaacccaaaatgTACGCATTGGATTagattaatcaaattttttgaacCTCTCTGAACCACTGAAATATTTAGTTCATATTTCGAACAAGGctccaataaaaaaatgacagCTTTGAGAGTATCTCACACATTGATTCCCCTCTTCCATCAAAATATATGCTTTACACATTATACTAATCCGTACGATTTTATACCCTATATTATATTTCCCTACGACCGTAAAATCATTACCAATCTACAAAGTAATTTTAAGAAcggaaattcaaattcaatatctAAATAAGGAATCCAATATCTTTTCCAAATTCGACCAAATCAAAGAATATAACATAGGACGATTTAAATTCTGACATTTTCAAAACATCTTTTCGTCATAGGTTGTGTTTTATAATTCGTTTTAGAATATTACATCACATCGAATAATAAAAGTTCGTACATAAAAAACTATTCCTTTAGATATACgagtaataaatatttttattttcattaaaaaaaaaaagttttaatttttttttttttaaaaggaagcaaataaaaataatgaatatttaGGGAATTATTAATAGAAATTCAAAGGGAGTGGGCTGACATTTTGTGTGGTGTTGACTCCTTAAAGGCATATGAATCATacacattattattaaaaataaattaatatatttttaaaaatatttatttgggataaaatctaaataaatgcAAAGGAGAATTAAGGAAAATCACTATCAACAAATATTTGGGAGAATCTTTTTGTTTcctgttttttgttctttttcctttggaAGTTTATGAGGAAAATAAAGCTGATAAATTTTGGACCAATATGCCCTTTTTTCTCCAACATTTTTATGcccacatatttatttttatttattccacAAACAAccctaaaattattttccccCTCCTCCACAAGGAAATTTCAACTAACAATCGACTCCGGAATGACTAGGAGGACGGGTTTTGTGAGTGGATGACATTCTAATCTTatcgttttgtttttttttttcgaggtttttaatatatacgggaaaatataaaaacaagatATTGAAATAAACAACCGGATAAGATTCCatctttttctctaaattataTGGACGTTCTTGTATATGACTTTAATTTAGTATTCCAGATTTCGAAAACACTGTATTGATGTCATTCTCgttatttgattgttttctCTCCTTCTAAATGATAGCTAAACTTTAGCCTAAATTCTAAAGTgtatctaaaatatttaaataaataatagttttttaaaatatttttaataaaataactcaaaaagTCAACCaagatataattaataaatattttataattccaaatatataaccacaaaatcaaacaaacagaaaataataataataataataaaacacaaaaaaacattccaaacacataaaaagaattttgtttttcctcgAATATCAGGACaagcaaaatatatatttatattcttctGAAAAAAGAATCtgacaaataaaatatataaatttcacaattttctttaaaaaaaaaaagaaattaaggcTCAagtcaataaaattataatttcaaattttattatcttaaa
This portion of the Cucurbita pepo subsp. pepo cultivar mu-cu-16 chromosome LG08, ASM280686v2, whole genome shotgun sequence genome encodes:
- the LOC111799935 gene encoding DEAD-box ATP-dependent RNA helicase 58, chloroplastic; protein product: MLCTFTKEMPLFFLQESMHQSPSVMSDSPYLGIDKFLSSIVYTCSAPPLAEARRRLLHHRRRKLSITTRLPISLTPSSSSSSSSPLSSLITHPVLRRRGIPFPMAATLLPSTKIPPPWLPVSSERRYPIYLPNLINSNGPICSTPKFRPPKAFMSSSSLNNAVDSNFEASTLREICNGYVPDHILDRAEEIGFVAPTGVQRQALPVLFSGRDCVLHAQTGSGKTLTYLLLIFSVINAQKSAVQALIVVPTRELGIQVTKVARMLAAKPATADEVGQKSYVVMALLDGGLLRRHKTWLKADPPSILVATVGSLCQMVERRFLDLASLRVLVIDEVDFMFSSSKQVSSLKKILTSYSMFSNRQTVFASASIPQHRHFLQECIQQKWTKNNVIHVHINAVQPMPSCLLHRFVMCDKNKKHQTFLSVLLTDKPQSAIIFVSEQSERSKKAGKIPPATLMIDFLKTSYDGCSDVVLLDEDVNFNSRAASLSEVRQGGSYLIVATDLVARGIDLPETTHIYNFDLPRTAIDYLHRAGRTGRKPFSEEKCMVTNLITSVERFVLQKFENELLFTCDELVV